From Thermodesulfobacteriota bacterium, one genomic window encodes:
- a CDS encoding CmcI family methyltransferase, which translates to MSDQEKDPTAVFFEERATRTRADRDDPALQEAAAAFKREIVRTRYSFNFSWLGRPVIQIPQDLMALQEIIWEVRPDCIVETGIARGGSLIFYASMLELLG; encoded by the coding sequence ATGAGCGACCAGGAAAAGGACCCCACCGCGGTCTTCTTTGAGGAGCGGGCCACCAGGACCAGGGCGGACCGGGACGATCCGGCCCTGCAGGAGGCCGCTGCGGCCTTCAAGCGGGAGATCGTCCGCACCCGTTACAGCTTCAACTTCTCCTGGCTGGGCCGGCCGGTGATCCAGATCCCCCAGGACCTCATGGCCCTGCAGGAGATCATCTGGGAGGTGCGGCCGGATTGTATTGTCGAGACCGGCATCGCCCGCGGCGGCTCGCTCATCTTCTACGCCTCCATGCTGGAGCTGCTCGGCC
- a CDS encoding glycosyltransferase family 4 protein codes for MTLRILHITPHLGGGVGTVLLRYLQAEARLRDREHAVVCLDYANPRAAAACQAMAVALRDRLAARPQAIAGAMGGADLVLVHWWNHPLLFAFLVREALPPVRLLLWSHISGLFPPNVFSPAVLAYPDLFVCTSPVSLAAPEVKALPDQARGRLRLVWSTGGVEYLAGLAPQPHEGFVVGYIGTVSPCKMHPDFLAISSLIDLPEVRFVVCGGPEEGLLRQQAEDRGLGHRFRILGPVDDVAAQLAGFDVFGYPLAPDHYGTCEQALGEAMAAGVPPVVLDNPAERQIVHHGVDGLVAAGGQAYAQAIADLCRRPDWRRQLGDEARRTAAERYSLPRMQEAWETIFREALAWPKRPRCWPGAVQGPAASPAQIYLESLGVHGNLFASTLAAASPGDRQTAWAAIRRLAAAPRWQAATRGTPAHYHSFFPEDPHLERWHRVLSGPGPALPGGHPRP; via the coding sequence ATGACGCTCCGCATTCTGCACATCACCCCCCACCTGGGCGGCGGGGTGGGCACGGTTCTCCTGCGCTACCTGCAGGCAGAGGCACGGCTCCGGGACCGGGAGCATGCCGTCGTCTGCCTCGACTACGCCAACCCCAGGGCCGCGGCAGCCTGCCAGGCCATGGCCGTCGCCCTGCGCGACCGGCTGGCCGCCCGGCCGCAGGCGATCGCCGGCGCCATGGGCGGGGCCGACCTGGTGCTGGTGCACTGGTGGAACCATCCCCTGCTCTTCGCCTTCCTGGTCCGGGAGGCGCTGCCGCCCGTGCGCCTCCTCCTCTGGAGCCACATCTCCGGCCTCTTTCCGCCCAACGTCTTCTCCCCGGCGGTCCTCGCCTACCCCGATCTCTTCGTCTGCACCAGCCCGGTGAGCCTGGCGGCGCCGGAGGTTAAGGCCCTGCCCGACCAGGCCCGAGGGCGGCTGCGGCTGGTGTGGTCCACGGGCGGGGTGGAGTACCTGGCCGGTCTGGCGCCGCAGCCCCACGAGGGCTTCGTGGTCGGCTACATCGGCACGGTGAGCCCCTGCAAGATGCACCCGGATTTTCTGGCCATCTCCAGCCTGATCGACCTGCCGGAGGTCCGGTTTGTGGTCTGCGGCGGGCCGGAGGAGGGCCTCCTTCGTCAGCAGGCAGAGGACCGTGGCCTGGGCCACCGCTTCCGGATCCTCGGCCCGGTGGACGACGTGGCCGCGCAGCTGGCGGGATTCGACGTCTTCGGCTATCCCCTGGCGCCGGACCACTACGGCACCTGCGAGCAGGCACTGGGGGAGGCCATGGCCGCCGGGGTGCCGCCGGTGGTCCTGGACAACCCGGCCGAGCGCCAGATCGTGCACCACGGGGTAGACGGCCTCGTGGCCGCCGGCGGCCAGGCGTACGCCCAGGCGATTGCCGATCTGTGCCGCCGGCCCGACTGGCGGCGGCAGCTGGGGGACGAGGCCCGCCGCACCGCGGCCGAGCGGTACTCCCTGCCGCGCATGCAAGAGGCCTGGGAGACCATCTTCCGCGAGGCCCTGGCCTGGCCGAAGCGGCCGCGCTGCTGGCCAGGCGCTGTCCAGGGCCCGGCCGCATCACCGGCCCAGATCTACTTGGAATCCCTGGGCGTACACGGTAACCTGTTCGCGAGCACCCTGGCGGCCGCAAGCCCAGGCGACCGCCAGACCGCGTGGGCGGCCATCCGCCGCCTCGCCGCCGCGCCCCGTTGGCAGGCAGCCACCCGGGGCACCCCGGCCCACTACCACAGCTTCTTTCCCGAAGACCCGCATCTGGAGCGCTGGCACCGGGTCCTGTCCGGCCCGGGGCCCGCCCTGCCAGGCGGCCATCCCCGTCCGTGA